A window of the Brassica oleracea var. oleracea cultivar TO1000 chromosome C1, BOL, whole genome shotgun sequence genome harbors these coding sequences:
- the LOC106294365 gene encoding AT-hook motif nuclear-localized protein 23, with the protein MAGLDLGTAFGYVNHQLHRPDLHLHHSSASDDVTPGAGLGHFTVDDDDNNHQGLDLASGGGSGSSGGGGGDGGGGGNVVGRRPRGRPPGSKNKPKPPVIITRESANTLRAHILEVTNGCDVFDCVATYARRRQRGICVLSGSGTVTNVTIRQPSAAGAVVTLQGTFEILSLSGSFLPPPAPPGATSLTIFLAGGQGQVVGGSVVGELTAAGPVIVIASSFTNVAYERLPLEEDEQQHLGGGGGSNGGGNLFPEVSAGGGGGLPFFNLPMNMQPNVQLPVEGWPGNSGGRGHF; encoded by the coding sequence ATGGCTGGTCTTGATCTAGGCACAGCTTTTGGTTACGTTAATCACCAGCTCCATCGCCCCGATCTCCATCTCCACCACAGTTCCGCATCAGATGACGTCACTCCAGGCGCCGGACTTGGTCACTTCACCGTCGACGACGATGACAACAACCATCAAGGTCTTGACCTAGCCTCTGGTGGAGGATCAGGAAGCTCTGGAGGTGGAGGAGGTGACGGCGGCGGAGGAGGCAACGTCGTTGGCCGTCGTCCACGTGGAAGACCACCTGGATCCAAAAACAAACCGAAACCTCCGGTGATAATCACGCGCGAGAGCGCAAACACTCTGAGAGCTCATATTCTTGAAGTAACAAACGGCTGCGACGTTTTTGACTGCGTTGCGACTTACGCTCGTCGAAGGCAGCGAGGGATCTGCGTTCTGAGCGGTAGTGGAACGGTGACCAACGTCACCATACGTCAGCCATCTGCGGCTGGAGCGGTCGTGACGCTACAAGGAACGTTCGAGATTCTTTCTCTCTCCGGATCGTTTCTTCCTCCTCCGGCTCCTCCTGGAGCTACGAGTTTGACAATATTTTTGGCCGGAGGACAAGGACAAGTCGTCGGAGGAAGCGTTGTCGGTGAGCTTACGGCAGCTGGACCGGTGATTGTAATCGCTTCTTCGTTTACTAATGTTGCTTATGAGAGACTTCCATTAGAAGAAGATGAGCAGCAACATCTAGGAGGAGGGGGAGGATCTAACGGCGGAGGTAATTTGTTTCCCGAGGTTTCTGCCGGAGGAGGAGGAGGACTTCCCTTC